In a genomic window of Zingiber officinale cultivar Zhangliang chromosome 9B, Zo_v1.1, whole genome shotgun sequence:
- the LOC122023018 gene encoding uncharacterized protein LOC122023018 gives MGEDRSWMYFSRWVPEFENGLLNFLNISFAKASSGGQIKCPCRRCKNRYWYRRDEVYNHVKSEGFVENYDLWIFHGEDPSSLKTTRDLYDDVPRMHDNIDELLHDRFRDVVEETSNVQQGPNEEAKKFYRLVEEGKQELYPGCKNFSKLSFIIRLFIYKTLHGLSNVALNDLLQLLREMIPDAKLPPNFNEARNILRNLGLDCQKIYACPNDCMLFWKEHENDNECHTCHASKWKQSQEKDGKKPNNEAEKKLSNIPAKVLWYFPLKSRLQRLFMCAESAMYMTWHDRGRHKDGNLRHPADGKAWKEFDMLYPDFAKEPRNVRLGLASDGFNPFRTMSIAHSTWPVVLVNYNLPPWMCMKPEYFILSLLIPGPESPGNNIDVYLQPLIDELNELWNDGLATYDKLKNETFQMHAALTWTINDFPAYSMLSGWKTKGKFACPCCNYETSSLYLSHSSKTCYMDHRRFLDLDHPWRRNKSSFNGHTEDRPPPTPLTGVEALRDLSNFKNEFGKTRKKKNDATCPWKKKSIFFELPYWQFNLCRHNLDVMHIEKNICDSLIGTLLDVAGKSKDHAKARFHLIELGIKENLQPELSLDGENVVLQKACYAMSKIEKDIFFHAIKGVKLPYGLCIKHSKVCTHFRKKSGCKVVKLEDLDQLETEIVEILYELEKIFLPAFFDIMMHLPIHLNSGVSVRASTPSFASSRDKNPVVGDVDYYGAIIEIIELNYWSKSKVVLFHCEWYQVEKDEYGLPCVNMKKLCSLNDPYVMPSQVHPVFYVPDPLVDSLQYVMNRVPRDLYEGDYGINDGNTYWSELHDNEIHPVLQVGVEDIQLSREDMCPIFIGANTNLEDINGDDDNDDDDSVDETLWDWMNADEEQEADDD, from the exons ATGGGTGAAGACAGAAGCTGGATGTATTTTTCTAGATGGGTGCCTGAATTTGAAAATGGGTTGTTGAACTTTCTTAATATATCATTTGCTAAAGCATCTTCGGGAGGTCAAATTAAATGCCCTTGTAGGCGGTGTAAAAATCGATATTGGTATCGTAGAGATGAGGTGTATAATCATGTGAAAAGTGAGGGGTTTGTGGAAAATTATGATTTGTGGATTTTTCACGGAGAGGATCCATCATCATTGAAAACTACAAGAGATTTATATGACGATGTTCCAAGAATGCATGATAACATTGATGAATTATTGCATGATAGATTTAGAGATGTCGTAGAGGAAACAAGTAATGTACAACAAGGTCCAAATGAGGAAGCCAAAAAGTTCTATAGGTTGGTTGAAGAGGGTAAACAAGAGTTGTATCCTGGGTGCAAGAATTTTTCTAAACTTTCTTTTATCATTAGGTTGTTTATTTACAAGACACTTCATGGACTTAGTAATGTAGCATTAAATGATCTTCTACAGCTCTTAAGGGAAATGATTCCAGATGCAAAGCTTCCACCAAATTTTAATGAAGCTAGAAACATATTGAGAAATTTGGGTTTGGATTGTCAAAAAATTTATGCATGTCCTAATGATTGTATGTTATTTTGGAAAGAGCATGAAAATGATAATGAGTGTCATACATGTCATGCTTCTAAGTGGAaacaatcacaagaaaaagatggCAAGAAACCAAATAATGAGGCTGAGAAAAAACTGTCAAACATTCCAGCTAAAGTATTGTGGTATTTTCCTCTAAAATCCCGATTGCAAAGATTATTTATGTGTGCTGAATCTGCTATGTATATGACATGGCATGATAGAGGACGTCATAAAGATGGTAATTTAAGACATCCGGCTGACGGGAAAGCTTGGAAAGAGTTTGATATGTTGTATCCTGATTTTGCAAAAGAACCTAGAAATGTAAGGCTAGGCTTGGCTAGTGATGGTTTCAATCCATTTCGAACAATGAGTATTGCTCACAGTACATGGCCTGTGGTGTTGGTTAACTAtaatttaccaccatggatgtgtatgaagcCAGAGTACTTTATTTTGTCTTTGCTAATTCCTGGCCCTGAATCTCCTGGGAATAATATTGACGTCTACTTGCAACCCTTGATTGATGAGTTAAATGAGTTGTGGAATGATGGGTTAGCAACatatgataagttaaaaaatgaaacttttcaaATGCATGCAGCCCTAACATGGACCATTAATGACTTCCCAGcttactcaatgttgtcgggatggaaAACTAAAGGCAAGTTTGCTTGCCCTTGTTGTAATTATGAAACTAGTTCTTTGTACTTGAGTCACAGCAGTAAAACATGCTATATGGACCATCGCAGATTTTTAGACTTGGACCATCCATGGCGTCGTAATAAGAGTTCTTTTAATGGGCATACTGAGGATAGGCCACCTCCAACCCCTTTGACCGGGGTTGAGGCTTTGAGAGACTTGTCTAACTTTAAGAATGAATTTGGGAAGActcgaaagaaaaaaaatgatgccACATGTCCTTGGAAAAAGAAGTCAATATTTTTTGAATTGCCATATTGGCAATTCAATTTATGTCGGCATAATCTTGacgtgatgcacattgaaaaaaatatttgtgaTAGCTTGATAGGGACATTGTTGGATGTAGCTGGTAAGTCAAAGGATCATGCAAAAGCTCGATTTCACCTTATAGAATTGGGGATCAAAGAAAACCTTCAACCTGAGCTATCTCTTGATGGTGAAAATGTTGTTTTGCAAAAGGCATGTTATGctatgtctaaaattgaaaaagatattTTCTTTCATGCCATAAAGGGAGTCAAATTGCCTTATGGGTTGTGCATCAAACATAGCAAGGTGTGTACGCACTTCAGAAAGAAAAGTGGCTG TAAGGTTGTTAAGCTTGAAGATCTCGATCAGTTGGAAACAGAAATTGTTGAAATATTATATGAGCTTGAGAAGATATTCTTACCAGCCTTTTTCGATATTATGATGCACTTACCGATTCACTTG AATAGTGGAGTTTCTGTAAGAGCATCAACTCCTAGCTTTGCAAGCTCAAGGGACAAAAATCCTGTGGTTGGAGATGTTGACTACTATGGTGCAATAATTGAAATAATAGAACTCAATTATTGGTCCAAATCCAAAGTAGTTTTGTTCCATTGTGAGTGGTACCAAGTGGAGAAAGATGAATATGGTCTTCCTTGTGTTAATATGAAGAAGCTGTGCTCTTTGAATGATCCTTATGTCATGCCTTCTCAAGTACATCCAGTATTTTATGTACCAGATCCTCTAGTAGACAGCCTTCAATATGTTATGAATCGTGTTCCTAGAGATCTATATGAGGGTGATTATGGTATAAATGATGGAAACACATACTGGTCCGAACTTCATGATAATGAGATACATCCAGTTTTACAAGTTGGGGTTGAAGACATTCAGTTATCAAGAGAGGATATGTGTCCGATCTTTATTGGTGCAAATACAAATTTAGAAGACATAAATGGAGATGAtgacaatgatgatgatgattctGTTGATGAAACTTTATGGGATTGGATGAATGCCGATGAAGAACAAGAAGCTGATGATGATTAA